The Chryseobacterium aureum genome contains a region encoding:
- a CDS encoding N-acetyltransferase: MGNFVRNHFKNCDEIVLAVNQKNDSAYHIYLQTGYIYDGKTRIGRSGPQYLMYKKL; the protein is encoded by the coding sequence GTGGGTAATTTTGTCAGAAACCATTTTAAAAACTGTGATGAGATTGTATTGGCAGTCAACCAGAAAAATGACTCTGCGTACCATATTTATCTTCAGACAGGATATATTTACGATGGTAAAACCAGAATCGGAAGAAGCGGACCTCAATACCTGATGTACAAAAAACTTTAA
- a CDS encoding AadS family aminoglycoside 6-adenylyltransferase — protein sequence MKVREEKLEQIIQWAESNPDIRAVLLTSSLVNPYAPVDDFSDLDVELVFKDRTSYESGNEWLRLFGDPIAVIEEDDRVFDGKHAMKMVLYKDHVKVDFKLYQVSEFTEEVHSEILPEDWDVGYKVLLDKDNLTQNLKPPAYQSIMIQKPAEKEFQQLLNDFWWDTTYVAKCLQRGDIFYAKFMSENILRTDYLVPLIEWYIGGNHDWDHITTNKHGRLFKKYLPADLWRKVESTFSGNDIEENWKALFAYAGLVHELGTSLAEKLHFIYPSKLEDDIRNYLKEVYTMP from the coding sequence ATGAAGGTAAGGGAAGAAAAACTGGAGCAGATTATCCAATGGGCAGAAAGCAATCCTGATATCCGTGCCGTGCTCCTGACCAGTTCACTGGTAAACCCTTATGCTCCCGTAGATGACTTCAGCGACCTGGATGTGGAACTTGTTTTTAAAGACAGAACATCCTATGAATCCGGGAATGAATGGCTCAGGCTTTTTGGGGATCCTATTGCTGTGATTGAAGAAGATGACCGCGTTTTTGATGGAAAACATGCCATGAAAATGGTTCTGTATAAGGATCATGTGAAGGTTGATTTTAAACTTTATCAGGTATCAGAATTTACTGAAGAAGTTCATAGCGAAATACTTCCCGAAGATTGGGACGTAGGATATAAAGTGTTGCTGGACAAAGATAACCTGACCCAAAATCTGAAACCCCCAGCGTATCAGTCCATCATGATTCAGAAGCCGGCGGAAAAAGAATTTCAGCAGCTGTTGAATGACTTTTGGTGGGATACCACTTACGTGGCAAAGTGCCTTCAGCGCGGAGATATTTTTTATGCCAAATTCATGTCTGAAAATATTCTGCGTACAGACTATCTTGTTCCTTTGATCGAATGGTATATTGGCGGAAATCATGACTGGGATCATATTACTACCAATAAACACGGAAGACTTTTTAAAAAATACCTGCCCGCTGATCTTTGGCGAAAGGTAGAAAGTACATTCTCAGGAAATGATATTGAAGAAAACTGGAAAGCCCTGTTTGCCTATGCAGGTCTGGTACATGAGCTGGGGACTTCATTGGCTGAAAAATTACATTTTATTTATCCTTCAAAGTTGGAAGATGATATCCGGAACTATCTTAAGGAAGTATATACAATGCCTTAA
- a CDS encoding DUF1684 domain-containing protein, with product MKKYIILFLLLPLCFFSQKKLSKEEKEVQKFQKELNAEYLNPKETPLRGDNFTNFKGHPFFPFDAKYRVTAKFTKSKDTQPFELPTSSGKTKTYQEYGKATFTLDGKPYTVTLYQSLDLIKQEKYKDYLFLPFRDATNEKETYGGGKYMDLKIPKGNTIVLDFNQSYHPFCAYNAYDYNCPVVPEENKLPVEIRAGVMYEDIYHH from the coding sequence ATGAAAAAATATATCATCCTCTTTCTGCTCCTTCCGCTGTGTTTTTTTTCTCAAAAAAAGCTGTCGAAGGAAGAGAAGGAAGTGCAGAAATTTCAGAAAGAACTGAATGCTGAATACCTCAATCCAAAGGAAACTCCGCTAAGAGGGGATAATTTCACCAATTTTAAAGGTCATCCTTTCTTTCCATTTGATGCAAAATACAGAGTTACCGCAAAATTTACTAAATCAAAGGATACCCAGCCTTTTGAGCTGCCTACTTCTTCAGGAAAAACAAAAACGTATCAGGAATACGGAAAAGCAACCTTTACACTGGATGGGAAACCTTATACCGTAACATTGTACCAAAGTCTTGATCTGATTAAACAGGAAAAATACAAAGACTATCTTTTTCTTCCCTTCCGTGATGCTACCAATGAAAAGGAAACCTATGGAGGAGGAAAATATATGGATCTTAAAATTCCGAAAGGAAATACCATTGTATTGGATTTCAACCAGTCTTATCATCCTTTTTGTGCCTATAATGCTTACGACTACAATTGCCCTGTGGTTCCGGAAGAAAATAAACTTCCCGTGGAAATCCGTGCCGGGGTAATGTATGAAGATATCTACCATCACTAA
- a CDS encoding GMC family oxidoreductase N-terminal domain-containing protein: MDRKNFIKTSVLAISGFYFLQSELFHAAERTDNQRKEYHDVPIIIIGSGYGGAVSALRLCEAGKKVVLLEMGLNWEKAGIPFSNLLKPGKSSAWLKNKSIAPFMNIFSLTPFTGTLDRLDFDHIKIWVGRGVGGGSLVNGGMAVTPKESYFKEVFPNLDAEQFYSHYFPLVQEELRVNVIDEQFLKDCPYYKFTRVGEDEAHKAGFKTIRVPNVYDFKYMEKEFRNEVPRSALNTEVIYGNNHGKNSLDKTYLKKALETGNLEILDLHHVQNINLNEDKSYTLKVQQTDTSGTGIADKVFTCKKLILSAGTMGTLQLLLKSNALSNFPVHENVGKNWGNNGNFMTGRNWVKPLSGGTGAKQSTIPVGGIDNWDDPEHPFFTEIAPLPMGMDVATALYLLINRVDKKGEVSYHKASQSLALHWDESNTVKMRENARYFIRKMNKANGGTRSHFLFNNGFGADICYHPLGGCVLGEATDEYGKLKDHENLYILDGSLIPGTIGVNPFVTITAIAEYCIENLIKKNEFA; the protein is encoded by the coding sequence ATGGACAGAAAAAATTTCATTAAAACCAGTGTTTTGGCGATATCAGGATTTTATTTTCTTCAATCTGAATTATTTCACGCTGCAGAAAGAACAGATAATCAGCGAAAGGAATATCATGATGTTCCCATTATCATTATCGGCAGTGGATATGGAGGTGCTGTATCTGCCCTGCGCCTTTGTGAAGCCGGGAAGAAAGTAGTATTACTGGAGATGGGTCTTAACTGGGAAAAAGCAGGCATTCCGTTCTCCAATCTGCTGAAACCAGGCAAAAGTTCTGCATGGCTGAAAAACAAAAGCATTGCTCCTTTTATGAATATTTTTTCTCTGACTCCTTTTACCGGAACGCTGGACCGTCTGGATTTTGATCATATTAAGATCTGGGTAGGCAGAGGAGTTGGCGGAGGCTCTCTGGTAAATGGGGGAATGGCCGTTACCCCAAAGGAAAGCTATTTTAAAGAAGTTTTTCCGAATCTTGATGCTGAACAATTTTATAGCCATTACTTTCCGCTGGTACAGGAAGAGCTGAGGGTAAATGTGATTGATGAACAGTTTCTGAAGGACTGTCCGTATTACAAATTCACCCGGGTAGGTGAAGATGAGGCTCACAAAGCCGGTTTCAAAACAATAAGAGTTCCCAACGTGTACGATTTTAAATACATGGAAAAAGAATTCCGAAATGAGGTACCCCGTTCCGCGCTCAACACAGAAGTGATCTATGGAAATAATCACGGAAAAAACAGTTTAGATAAAACCTACCTCAAAAAAGCACTGGAAACCGGAAATCTTGAAATCCTTGATCTTCATCACGTACAAAATATTAACCTGAATGAGGATAAAAGCTATACTTTAAAAGTTCAGCAAACCGATACTTCCGGAACGGGGATTGCCGACAAAGTTTTTACCTGCAAAAAGCTGATTCTTTCCGCAGGAACAATGGGAACTCTACAGCTTCTTTTAAAATCCAATGCCTTGAGCAATTTTCCTGTTCATGAAAATGTAGGGAAAAACTGGGGAAATAATGGAAATTTTATGACGGGAAGAAATTGGGTTAAGCCTTTGTCCGGGGGCACCGGCGCTAAGCAATCTACAATTCCCGTTGGCGGCATTGACAACTGGGACGATCCTGAACATCCGTTTTTTACAGAAATTGCTCCATTACCCATGGGAATGGATGTGGCTACCGCGCTGTATCTGCTGATCAACAGGGTTGATAAGAAAGGAGAAGTTAGTTACCATAAAGCCAGCCAATCCCTGGCTTTACATTGGGATGAGAGTAATACGGTCAAAATGAGAGAAAATGCCCGGTATTTTATCCGAAAAATGAATAAGGCTAATGGAGGAACCAGAAGTCATTTCCTTTTTAACAATGGTTTTGGGGCAGACATCTGCTATCATCCGCTTGGAGGCTGTGTTCTTGGTGAGGCTACAGATGAATATGGAAAGCTAAAAGACCATGAAAATTTATATATTCTGGATGGATCATTAATTCCCGGAACCATTGGTGTCAATCCGTTTGTGACCATTACGGCTATTGCGGAATACTGTATTGAAAATCTGATTAAGAAGAATGAATTTGCCTGA
- the mqo gene encoding malate dehydrogenase (quinone): MSQSLTSRTPKPKYDVVLIGGGIMSATLATLLHEFDPNLEIAIFERLGRFAKESTAAWNNAGTGHSAFCELNYTPEKPDGSIDITKAESIAEQFEISKQFWAYLITKGYIHEPKEFINSCAHMSLVFGEKDAEYLKKRHDKMADSVLFSGMEFSTDHEKLKEWIPLVMSKRNQSEVMAATKMDMGTDVNFGTLTRKMGRHLLEDSNVEVFLYHEVKDISPRESGQWEMKVKDRIHSHKQQVVADFVFIGAGGYALPLLDSSDIKESEGYGGFPVSGQWLVSHNQELVEKHHAKVYTQATVDAPPMSVPHLDLRIIDGKKALLFGPFAGFSTKFLREGSYLDLPESVNTKNLKSLFGAWWHNIPLTKYLIQQVAMTKSQRMQHLREFIKDAKEEDWELKVAGQRVQIIKKDEKEGGKLEFGTEVVVNESGTIASLLGASPGASTAVYAMLNVLEKCFPEKLHGEWKEKLLEMVPSYGQKLAENPELTHEVRNYTKEKLELEY, translated from the coding sequence ATGTCACAATCGCTTACAAGCAGAACACCGAAACCTAAATATGACGTTGTGCTGATAGGGGGCGGAATCATGAGCGCCACTTTAGCAACGCTGCTTCATGAATTTGATCCCAATCTTGAAATCGCTATCTTCGAAAGACTGGGAAGATTTGCCAAAGAAAGCACAGCTGCATGGAACAACGCCGGAACAGGACACTCCGCTTTTTGTGAGCTAAATTATACCCCGGAAAAACCGGACGGATCCATTGATATCACCAAGGCAGAAAGCATTGCGGAACAGTTTGAAATTTCAAAACAGTTCTGGGCCTATCTGATTACCAAAGGATATATTCATGAACCCAAAGAATTCATCAATTCATGCGCGCATATGAGTCTGGTATTCGGAGAAAAAGATGCTGAATATCTTAAAAAGCGTCATGATAAAATGGCAGATTCTGTCCTTTTCTCCGGAATGGAATTTTCCACAGATCATGAGAAACTGAAAGAATGGATTCCTTTGGTAATGAGCAAAAGAAATCAGTCTGAAGTAATGGCTGCAACGAAGATGGATATGGGGACGGATGTCAACTTCGGAACACTGACGAGAAAAATGGGAAGACATCTTCTGGAAGATTCCAATGTTGAAGTGTTTTTATACCATGAAGTGAAAGACATCAGTCCGAGAGAAAGCGGTCAGTGGGAAATGAAGGTGAAAGACAGAATCCACAGCCATAAACAGCAGGTGGTAGCCGATTTTGTATTTATCGGGGCAGGAGGATATGCGCTTCCGTTACTGGACAGTTCAGATATTAAAGAAAGTGAAGGATACGGAGGTTTCCCGGTTTCCGGTCAGTGGCTGGTGAGTCACAATCAGGAGTTGGTAGAAAAGCATCATGCTAAAGTATATACACAGGCTACGGTGGATGCTCCGCCCATGTCTGTTCCGCACCTTGATCTTAGAATCATTGACGGAAAGAAAGCCCTTCTTTTTGGACCTTTTGCAGGATTCTCTACTAAATTTTTAAGAGAAGGAAGCTATCTGGATCTTCCGGAAAGTGTCAATACTAAAAACCTGAAATCACTGTTCGGAGCATGGTGGCATAATATTCCACTGACGAAATATCTGATCCAGCAGGTTGCTATGACGAAATCTCAGAGAATGCAGCATTTGAGAGAATTTATCAAAGATGCTAAAGAAGAAGACTGGGAACTGAAAGTAGCCGGACAGAGGGTTCAGATCATCAAAAAAGATGAAAAAGAAGGAGGAAAGCTGGAATTCGGGACTGAGGTAGTAGTGAACGAGAGCGGAACAATTGCTTCCCTTTTGGGAGCGTCACCGGGCGCATCTACAGCAGTATACGCAATGCTGAATGTGCTGGAAAAATGTTTCCCGGAAAAACTGCATGGAGAATGGAAAGAAAAGCTGCTTGAAATGGTTCCTTCCTATGGACAAAAGCTGGCTGAAAATCCGGAACTCACCCATGAAGTAAGGAATTATACCAAAGAAAAACTAGAATTAGAATATTAA